The following proteins are encoded in a genomic region of Campylobacter sp. MIT 12-8780:
- the lpxC gene encoding UDP-3-O-acyl-N-acetylglucosamine deacetylase, with the protein MKQLSIAKSVKGVGIGLHKGEPIEITLEPMEANSGIVFFRSDLNATYKALPSSVINTKLATVIGDEKGYVSTIEHLMSAINAYGIDNIRIVLNANEAPVMDGSSISFCMMLDEAGLKELDAPKKIMVIKKPIEVRDGDKFVRLTPTDEPRISYTIKFDNALIGEQHYSFEFSKKNYIEEIARARTFGFLKDVETLRAMNLALGGSLENTIVVDENRVLNPEGLRFKDEFVRHKILDAIGDLSLLGYRVYGDYISYAGSHHLNHLLTKEVLKDTSAYEIVSLETQKAQIYEKVFA; encoded by the coding sequence ATGAAACAATTAAGCATTGCAAAAAGCGTCAAAGGCGTAGGCATAGGGCTTCATAAGGGCGAGCCTATAGAAATCACTCTTGAGCCTATGGAGGCAAATTCAGGCATAGTTTTTTTTAGAAGTGATTTAAATGCTACTTATAAGGCTTTACCAAGTTCAGTGATTAATACCAAGCTAGCCACAGTTATAGGCGATGAAAAAGGCTATGTTTCAACTATAGAACACTTAATGAGTGCCATTAATGCTTATGGGATAGACAATATACGCATAGTTTTAAATGCAAATGAAGCTCCAGTAATGGACGGAAGCTCTATAAGCTTTTGTATGATGCTTGATGAGGCTGGGCTTAAAGAACTTGATGCGCCTAAAAAAATCATGGTGATTAAAAAGCCTATAGAAGTGCGAGATGGAGATAAATTCGTCCGCCTTACTCCAACTGATGAGCCTAGGATTAGCTATACTATCAAATTTGATAATGCCCTTATTGGCGAGCAGCATTACAGCTTTGAGTTTAGCAAGAAAAATTATATAGAAGAAATAGCTAGAGCTAGAACCTTTGGCTTTTTAAAAGATGTTGAAACCTTGCGCGCGATGAATTTAGCACTAGGTGGCAGTCTTGAAAATACCATAGTTGTTGATGAAAATCGCGTCTTAAATCCTGAGGGCTTGCGTTTTAAAGATGAATTTGTGCGTCATAAAATTTTAGATGCCATTGGGGATTTAAGCTTGCTTGGATATAGGGTATATGGGGATTATATCTCTTATGCAGGAAGCCATCATTTAAATCACTTGCTTACCAAAGAAGTGCTTAAAGATACTAGTGCGTATGAGATTGTAAGCCTTGAGACACAAAAAGCTCAAATTTATGAAAAGGTCTTTGCATAA
- a CDS encoding tRNA threonylcarbamoyladenosine biosynthesis protein TsaB, with translation MLGIYEDDVLIKSVQSDERASEALPVLLQALLKEFEFSKLIYANGPGSYMGIKISFLSLKTLSIVKDIPLLAVSAFELNDFKPIRANKKLCFVYKKGEIILEDTEAGEFFLPKSLQGLDLKEDNLPFYFLEAI, from the coding sequence ATGCTGGGTATTTATGAAGATGATGTTTTGATTAAAAGCGTGCAAAGTGATGAAAGAGCAAGTGAGGCTCTGCCTGTTTTACTTCAAGCCTTGCTTAAAGAATTTGAGTTTTCAAAACTTATATATGCTAATGGACCTGGTTCTTATATGGGCATTAAAATCAGCTTTTTAAGCCTTAAAACTCTAAGCATAGTCAAAGATATACCACTTCTTGCAGTGAGTGCTTTTGAGCTTAATGATTTTAAGCCTATAAGGGCAAATAAAAAGCTATGTTTTGTATATAAAAAGGGTGAAATTATCCTAGAAGACACAGAAGCAGGCGAGTTTTTCTTGCCTAAAAGCTTGCAAGGCTTAGATTTAAAAGAAGATAATTTACCTTTTTATTTTTTAGAAGCGATTTAG
- the thrB gene encoding homoserine kinase, protein MKIIVPATSANLGPGFDCLGLSLKLFNEVEILPSKELIIKIKGEGETNKNLYTSNNAFVQIFYQKFFELSKEKNPPFSFHFTNKIPLSRGLGSSSAVIVSALACAYKLAKIKISKEEILNEALNYENHPDNIAPCTLGGFVCSIVENKQVLSIKKKIDDNLKALVVVPKSEFSTKESRNTLAKNVSFKTAVFNLTHASFLTACFLEKKYELLHLASKDKLHQLRRMKALPELFNVQKLALENNALMSVLSGSGSSFFSLYFKDDIMQAMRKMQEKFSNCKALILEFDNNGFEFC, encoded by the coding sequence TTGAAGATCATCGTTCCAGCTACTAGTGCGAATTTAGGACCAGGTTTTGACTGCTTGGGACTAAGTTTAAAGCTTTTTAATGAGGTTGAAATTTTACCCAGCAAAGAACTTATCATTAAGATCAAAGGCGAGGGAGAAACGAATAAAAACTTATATACTAGCAATAATGCCTTTGTGCAAATTTTTTATCAAAAGTTTTTTGAACTTAGCAAAGAAAAAAATCCTCCTTTTAGCTTTCATTTTACAAACAAAATCCCCCTCTCAAGAGGCTTAGGAAGCTCATCAGCTGTTATAGTTTCAGCCCTAGCTTGTGCGTATAAGCTTGCAAAAATAAAGATCAGCAAAGAAGAAATTCTAAATGAGGCTTTAAACTATGAAAATCATCCTGATAATATAGCCCCTTGCACGCTTGGAGGCTTTGTTTGCTCTATAGTTGAAAATAAACAAGTTTTAAGTATCAAAAAAAAGATTGATGATAATCTTAAAGCCCTTGTTGTTGTGCCAAAAAGCGAATTTAGCACTAAAGAAAGCAGAAATACTTTAGCTAAAAATGTCAGTTTTAAAACTGCTGTTTTCAATCTTACCCATGCTTCTTTTTTAACGGCGTGCTTTTTAGAAAAAAAATATGAGCTTTTACATCTTGCAAGCAAGGACAAACTTCATCAATTAAGACGTATGAAAGCCTTGCCCGAACTTTTTAACGTGCAAAAACTTGCCCTTGAGAACAATGCCTTAATGAGCGTGCTTTCAGGCTCAGGATCAAGCTTTTTTTCTTTATATTTTAAAGATGATATTATGCAAGCTATGCGTAAAATGCAAGAAAAATTTTCAAATTGTAAAGCTTTAATTTTAGAATTTGACAATAATGGCTTTGAATTTTGCTAA
- a CDS encoding DUF448 domain-containing protein translates to MKKKHTAIRMCVICKQRFSQNELYRFWLKDKKIVLNLHFGRSFYLCEICLHKEDKKSLQKPCFKAQDIKITLQDLKEIQNNGKD, encoded by the coding sequence TTGAAGAAAAAACATACAGCGATTAGAATGTGCGTTATTTGCAAGCAAAGATTTTCCCAAAACGAGCTTTATCGTTTTTGGCTCAAAGATAAAAAAATTGTTCTTAATCTACATTTTGGACGCAGCTTTTATCTTTGTGAGATATGCTTGCATAAAGAGGATAAAAAAAGCTTGCAAAAACCTTGTTTTAAGGCACAGGATATCAAAATAACTCTGCAGGATTTAAAGGAGATACAAAATAATGGCAAAGATTAG